In Deltaproteobacteria bacterium, a genomic segment contains:
- a CDS encoding four helix bundle protein, producing MEENSFKNKKNLQGRTFNFAVEIIKLLKEVKYSKENDVIKYQLAKSATSVGVNYDEAQGAYSKEDFKYKIGICFREAKESNYWLRIMKATGILNGASLDYLVKESEEIKNIFASINKKIHYRKDV from the coding sequence ATGGAAGAAAATAGTTTTAAGAATAAGAAGAACTTGCAAGGGCGCACATTTAACTTTGCAGTGGAAATAATCAAGCTCTTAAAAGAAGTTAAATATTCAAAAGAGAATGATGTTATAAAATATCAATTAGCAAAATCAGCTACTTCAGTTGGTGTAAATTACGATGAGGCTCAAGGGGCGTATAGTAAGGAAGATTTTAAATATAAAATTGGTATTTGCTTTCGTGAGGCAAAAGAAAGTAACTATTGGCTAAGAATTATGAAGGCAACAGGTATTTTAAATGGTGCCAGTTTGGATTATTTAGTAAAAGAATCAGAAGAGATTAAAAATATCTTCGCAAGCATAAACAAGAAAATTCATTATCGCAAAGATGTATAA